The genomic segment GCTAACTTCAAAGATTATATCCAAAGTGAAAACATAAAAATAACTTCGAGTATTGATCAAAAACTTGAATATCTGAGTAGGTTGACTGAGAGGGTTCCGAATTTTAATGTCCCGGCGTGGAAAAAAGTGGCTGTAATGTTTGCAAATGGAGATATTAGAGTTATTTCTGAAAAGAGGAGTAACCCAAGGTTTTTTTTTAAAGATTTAGAGTTTACAAATATTAACAAAATGTCTCATCACATAGAAGATGTTTTATGTTTAAAAAAAGATTCACTTAGACCTTATATTTCTGAAACAATAGGAGAAAATTCAAATAAGAATATTTTTGAGCCTAGAAATATAGAAACATTACAGAATATTAAATTTGATTTACTTGCAGATAATAAGGAGGTTTCTTCTTATTATGAATTACGTTTACAACAACTTTCTGAACGAAATAATTAATCTCGTACTTTTCTCGTACAGGTACAAAAATACGTACCTAAAAAAAAATCGGACCTTTGCAAAAGAAATTTGATCGATCAATTTCTACAATCTTTTTAATGCATTAAAACAGATTTTTTACCCATCATACAAATCAGATTTGTATATCAGAAAAACAAAGTAATTTTTCGGAGGTGGGGTTATTAATTATTAATTTTAAAAAAAAGTAGGAGTATGGAAAACCATATCAATTTAGTCAATGTGCCTATAGAGGTCATGGCTAGTACTATCCGTGAGATAGTTTCATCAGAGTTACAAAAAGTTAAAAATTTATTTACCGAAGCTCCTAAGGATGTTTTGGTACCGACATTAAACAGAAAACAAGTATGTATACTTTTAGGAGTATGTGAAGGTACTTTGTACAACTGGAACAAAAATAAGATTTTAGTAAACTTCAAAGCTGGAAGAAGAGTTCTTTATAGAGAATCAGATGTTTTAGCCATTCTTAACCCTCTTAAAGAAGTATCCTAATGGTAGATAATATAAAAATTTTCGCATCTGATAAACAGAGGCTAGAAAATCACATTGTAAACAATGGAGTGATTCAGCTAGTTAGTCCATTTGATATTGCGACAGGCGAGATAATGGAGTACCCCAAAAGAGGTAAAGATTCTAATCTAGATATCAGTTTGACTAAACAATCCTCATACATAAAAGGCAGTCTTCACAAATATCATAATATTAGAAATGATAAAGGCGACCAAAATTATGATGATTTTAGTTACCCTGATATTGAGAACGAGATTAACAGTTTATTAATTAAGTACGAATTAGGGGATTCAAATTATCTGACAAATCTTGAATTTGGACTAAATATAGCTGTGGGCAAAGACCCCCAGTTAATCATTGACAAGAATATTTTGATGAATAATTGCAAAGCTCCCAATAAAGACTTAAAGTTCTCCGGCAGGGGGGATTATAAAGAGTTTCATACTGATAGTCACTGGATAAAGACTTATAATAAGTCTAAACCCTTTAAATTGGATAATTTTATATTGCGATTGGAACTTAAAATTATTAAGAAAGTATATTTAAATAAACTTGGAGTATTTAAACTTGAAGATTTAACCGATAGAAACACCCTTAGAAGGCTGTATTTTGATTTTAAGCGAAATATAGAGGGGCTTGTGATAGTAGATGAGTTTGAGGGTAAAACTATCCCTCTCCAGCACTTAAATAGACTTAACGAGTATATGAACCCTAACTATTGGATAAGGTTGAAATCAAGTAAAACTAGTAACCAAATTTATAAGTTAAAGAAAGATTTCAAATTACTTTTAGAGAAGTACCAGCTTTTAGAAACAAAGAAAGAAATTCTACTTAAAATGGAAATTAAATTCTTGGAATTGTTATTAGCAAGTGGTTCTAAAAAAGTTGCCTAGAGAGAAAATACCTGTAATATATTTATTGGCATTCTCTTTATTAAAAAAAAACAGCTCTATTGACGGGGCTGTTTTTTTTGTTTCAAACTTACCTAAAAAAGACCGCCAAAAACAATGTTGCTCCTCAATCAAAATTTAGATTAAGTTTAAAAAGCAAAATACTTCACCGCTACACTAAAGCACCTAAATTTACATTCTAAGGCATCAAAATCAAAAATACTTAACATCTTATATTAAAGAGGAAACACTTGATATTATGACTGATTTCAATTTTTCACTATCTCAAATTTTTATAAGTAAAATAGCTACTAAAGACTTTGCTTAACAAATAAAAAATAGGATTCCATAAACATAATCTCATCTTACTCATACTTACTAACTATTATTATTGATACTATGATATAATTTTTTACTTAAATTTTCATTTTATATCAAATTATGAGATAATAAGTACTATATTGTAACGAAATTCCCCACAAAAATGAATCGTATAAAAGAGGTGCTTAATCAGAAGAATATCAAACAAGTATGGCTTGCGGATAAACTTGGTAAGTCATACAATATGGTAAATGGTTATGTGACAAATAAAAGACAGCCTTCAATAGAGGTGCTTTTTAGAATTGCTAATCTTTTAGAAGTGCAAGCAAAAGAATTATTAAGTGATAATAAATTGAATTAAATAAATGAAAAACGTTAAAGAATCAGCAAATTTTATTTGGTCAATTGCAGACCTACTTCGAGGTGACTATAAGCAAAGTGACTATGGGAAGATTATTTTACCGTTAACAGTAATTAGACGATTGGATTGCGTGCTAGAAAGCACCAAAGTGGATGTACTTAAAAAGTATGACCAGCTGAAAACAACCAACTTTGAGAACCTTGACCCGATTTTAAACAAAACGGCTGGATTCAAGTTCCATAATAAAAGCCAATTCGACTTTGAGAAGCTAATAGCTGACCCAAATAACATAGCATCAAATCTTAGAAACTATCTCAACGGATTCTCAGAAGATGCAAGAGAAATCATTGAACAATTTGAGTTCGAAAACCAAATCAATAAAATGGATGATGCCAACTTGTTGTTTATGGTGGTGAAGCGTTTCCAAGAAATCGACTTGCATCCAGACCGTATTTCAAGTATGGAGATGGGTTATATGTTTGAAGAACTGATTAGAAAATTCGCTGAGATTTCGAACGAAACTGCTGGGGAGCACTTTACACCTAGAGAGGTAATCAAATTGATGGTGAACATTTTGTTCTTGAATGACCGTGATATTCTAACCAAAAAAGGTATTACCAAAACGATATACGATTCTTGTGCGGGAACAGGTGGTATGCTTTCTGTAGCAGAAGAGTACTTACACGAATTGAATCCAGATGCACGTTTGGAGGTGTTTGGTCAAGAACTGAATCCAGAATCGTATGCTATTTGTAAGTCGGATTTATTGATTAAAGGTCAAAACGCATCCAACATCAAAAAAGGCAACAGTATATCTGAAGACCAATTATCCAACGAGAAATTTGATTATCTGATTACTAATCCACCGTTCGGTGTGAAATGGGAAAAGTTTGGAAAGAAAGTTAAAGAGGAACACGAACAGCTGGGACATGGTGGACGATTTGGAGCTGGATTACCATCGGTTGGTGATGGTTCGTTCTTGTTCTTGATGCACTTGATGAGCAAGATGAAACCAGAAGGTTCTCGATTGGCTATTGTATTCAATGGCTCACCGCTTTTCTCTGGTTCTCCAAGCAAAACCAAGAACGAGAGCAGTATTCGCCAGTGGATAATCGAAAACGACTTCCTAGAGGCTGTAATTGCGTTGCCGAATCAGTTGTTTTATAACACAGGGATATCAACGTATATCTGGGTAATATCCAATCACAAACCCAATAACAGAAAAGGTAAAGTTCAGTTGATAAACGGTGTTGATTTCTTCAAGAAAATGAGCAAATCGTTGGGTGATAAACGAAACGAGTTATCCGATGACCACATTGCTCAAATTACAAAAATATATGGTGAATTTAAAGAAGGAGACTACTCAAAAGTATTCGACAACAAAGCTTTTGGTTATGCTAAAGTTACGGTAGAGCGACCAGAACGAAATGCTGAAGGTCAAGTTGTGACCGATAAAAAAGGCAATGCAAAACCAGATTCATCTTTGCGTGATACGGAAAACATTCCGTTGCTAATGGATGTACAGGAATACATGGAAAAAGAAGTGTTACCACATGTGCCAGATGCGTGGATTGACCATAGTAAAACCAATGTAGGATACGAAGTGAACTTTACTAAATATTTCTATCAGTACAAGCCTTTACGTTCGTTGGACGACATAAGAAAGGACATAATGGCTATTGAGCAAGAAACAGACGGATTATTAAAAGAAGTTATCGGATAGACTATGAAAAAGTACGATAGCTATAAAGATTCGGGTGTTGAATGGATTGGAAATATACCAAGTAACTGGGAAGCTAAAAGGATTAAGCTTTTTAGTCCTGTAAAAAGAGGTGCTTCGCCCCGTCCAATTGATGACCCAAAATATTTTGATGAAAATGGAGAATATGCATGGGTAAGAATAGCTGATGTAACAGCAAGTGACCGTTATTTATTAAATACAACACAACGATTATCTGAATTAGGAGCATCATTAAGTGTGAAAAGACATGAAGGAGATTTCTTTTTAAGCATAGCTGGGAGTGTAGGTAAACCAATGATTACAAAGATAAAATGTTGTATTCATGATGGTTTTGTATATTTTCCAAGTCTATCTATTAACCCAGAATTTCTGTATTACATTTTTCAAACTGGACTACCTTATTTAGGACTTGGCAAACTTGGAACACAGTTAAATTTAAACACAGAAACTGTTGGAAATATTTTTATTCCTATTCCAACAGATGACGAAATTGAGGTTATTACAAAATACCTCGACAACAAAACAACTCAAATTGACCACCTAATTGCAAAGAAAGGGCAGTTTATTCAATTGTTAGAAGAAGAACGTGTTGCGGTAATCAACCAAGCAGTGACTAAAGGTCTTGACCCGAATGTTTCGATGAAGGATTCTGGGATTGAAATGTTGGGCGAGATTCCAGAGCATTGGGAAATAGCAAAAATTAAACGTTTAAGTACATTAATTTCTAAAGGAACAACGCCATCAACAGTTGGAAAAGAAGTAAGTGATAATGGTGAAATTCGGTATTTAAAGTCAGAAAACATAGTAGATAATCAACTTCTTAAAACACCAGAATTTTATATTGATAATGAAACAAACCAGATATTAAAAAGGTCTATGTTGGAATTAAACGATGTTCTAATAGTTATTGCTGGTGCTTCGATAGGTAAAGTGGCAATTTTAACAGATGATTTTTGTCCTTCCAATACAAACCAAGCAGTATCATTTATTAGACTTAAAAATCCAAATTCCTCTTGTTTTGTGTGGTATTGGTTACAAAGTTCTTACATTAAAGAAAGAATTTCACTAGATGCAACTCAATCTGCTCAACCAAATCTATCAATGGAAAGTATTGGTAACTTTTACATTCCAAAAATTAGTATTGAAGAAGAACAAGATATAATAACATTTTTAACGCAAAAGACTAAAGATATTGATGTAATTATATCAAAGACCAAACATGAAATTGAGTTATTAAAAGAATACAAAATGGCATTAATCAGTGAGGTAGTTACTGGTAAGGTGGATGTTAGAAACGAAAAATTGAACTGATATGATAAAAAGTGTTCACATAAAAAACTTTCGCTCTATTAAGGAAATTTATATTGAACCTAACTCCCTTTGTGCGATTTTAGGAGCTAACAGTGCTGGAAAAACAAATATTTTAAAAGCAATAGATTTAGTTCTAGGTGAAGGTTGGGCAACAAAAGCTAAGGTTGCAAAAGAACTATTTTACGACACAGGACAACCTATTGAAATAAGGATTGATTTTAGTGAGCACATTATTCATGAATATTTCGGCACTAATTATAAAATTCATTACATAACACTTAAAATGGAAATGATACCCGATTTTAAATGTGAAGTTAGGTTAAAGAGTAATGATTCAACCAAAGATTTTTATTTAAATGACGATTTTAAAAGAAATTGTCATTTTATATATATTCCTTCGAATAGAGATTTAAGTGGACAATTAAGAGTGAGTAATTGGACATTACTTGGTAAGCTCATGAAAGAAGTTTACCAGAACTATATTAATTTTTATCATAATGATGAACAAAAATTAAGGGAAACATTCAAAGAAATAATAAGTCCAGCTAGAGAATTTTTAGAGGATGATTTTGATGCTAATAGTTTAACTTACAAAAAATTTTCAGATTCTTTTGTAAAGAATTGTAGTATTAATTCTCTAGGATTAAGTAATGGAATGAATCCAGAATTAAACATCTATAATTTAAATTGGTTTTATAAAACTTTACAAATTACTTTAACTGAGAATCAATCAGATAAAGTTTTTGATTCAGAAGAAGTAGGTTCTGGAATGCAAAACATGATTTTAATTTCAATTTTTCAAACTTATGCCGAATTAATGGGGGGCAAAGTAATATTTGGAATTGAAGAACCAGAAATTTATTTGTATCCACAAGCACAAAGAGCATTGTATAAAAGTTTTCAGAATATATCTGAAACATCACAAATATTTTACACTTCACACAACCCAAATTTCATAGATGCTTCTCGAGCTTATGAGATAGAAATGGTTTATAAAACAGCTGAGGATGGAACTATAAATACTCAAAAAAATACACATTATATTAATATTGTTCAAGCTGATAAAGAAAGATTTAAAATTTTCACACAATTTAATACTGAAAGGAATGAAATTTTCTTTGCAAAAAAAGTAGTATTGGTTGAGGGTGATTCTGATAAAATATTTTATCAGACAATTTCTGAAAAACTTTGGGGAATTGATTTAGATAAAAATGGAGTATCTATCTTAAGTTGTGGTGGCAAAGGTGGGGTATCATACTTTACTGGTTTATGCAAAGCAATGGGTATTGAAAATTTTTTTTCAATATGGGATTCAGATGAAGAACTTGCTAAACCTCAATTACTCGAAGGAATCAAAAATGAAGACAAAGGACTTGAATTAGAACCAAATTTAGAAGCTTTTTTAAGTAAAGAACTTGGGCTTAGATTATCAAGTGAAAGTAACAATAAAGTCAAACAAGCTTTTGAAATTGCTAACGAGACAATATCAAAGGAGCAATCAGAAGAACTTTTCAAAGGGTTATTAAAATTTTTAGAGAAATAATAATGGCAAAAGGAATACATACAGAACTAACTTTTGAACAGGCAATCGAATCCAACTTGTTGGAGCACGGTGGCTATGTAAAAGGTAGTTCAACAGACTTCGATGTGCAACAGGGTTTATTTCCTAGCTACATCACTGATTTTTTGAAGCAATCACAACCGAAGGCTTGGGATAAACTAGTTACTATCCACAAGGACGAAGCTGAGAAAAAAGTAATACTACGTTTGGTCAAAGAAATTGATTTGCGTGGTGTATTGGACGTTATTCGCAAAGGATTTACTGATTATGGAGTGAAGTTCCAGATGGCATATTTCAAGCCAGAAAGCACGCTAAATCCAGAAGCAGACGAATTGTATCTTACCAATCATTTGTCAGTTACTAGACAGTTGTATTATGAGCGTGTAGGCAAGAATTCATTGGATATGGTGCTTTCGTTAAATGGATTACCAATTGCTTCCATTGAGCTTAAAAATCAGTTTTCTGGACAATCTGTAGAGAATGCCAAAAAGCAGTATGTATATGACCGTGAGCCAAACGAACCGATATTTCAATTCAAGAAAAGAACATTGGTTCACTTTGCTGTGGATACCGATGAGGCTTTCATGACAACGAAACTGGACGGAAAGAAAACAAGATACTTACCATTTAATTTAGGTTATAACAATGGAGCTGGTAACCCACCAAACCCAAATGGATATAGAACATCATATCTATGGGAACAGGTTTGGACAAAAGATAGTTTCATGGATATTATTGGCAAGTTCCTTCACCTTAGCGTGGAAGAATTTGAATTGAACGGTGTTAAAAAGAAAAAAGAAACCATCATTTTCCCACGTTTCCACCAGATGCAAGTCGTTCGTAAAGTGACATCTGATGCAAGACAAAGTGGTGCTGGAAAAAACTATTTGATTCAACACTCAGCTGGTTCTGGCAAATCTAATTCAATCGCTTGGCTATCTTATAGACTATCTAGTTTGCATGATGAGGCTAACAATAGAATCTTTGATTCGGTGATTGTAATTACTGACCGTAAGGTTTTGGATTCACAGTTGCAGAATACTATTTACCAATTCGAACACAAAGACGGTGTTGTTCAAAAAATTGATAAAGATTCAACTCAGTTGGCAAATGCCATTTCAGCTGGTTCGAATATCATTATCACAACACTTCAAAAGTTTCCTTTTATTCTGGATAAAATCGGAGAAATCCCAGCTAGAAAATATGCTGTAATCATTGATGAGGCTCATAGTTCACAAGGTGGTGAAGCTACCAAAAAAATGAAGGAAGTATTATCAGCTAAATCATTAGAAGAAGCTGAAAAGGATGAGGCTTATACAGGATTGGAAGAAGATGCAGAAGATGAAATAAGAAAGTCTATGTTAGCCAGAGGTAAACAGAACAACCTTAGCTTCTTTGCGTTCACAGCAACACCAAAACCTAAAACTGTTGAAGTATTTGGGACGATGGGTGCTCATGGAAAGCCAGAACCGTTTCACCTGTACTCGATGAAACAAGCTATCGAAGAAGGATTCATTCTCGATGTGTTAAAGAACTATACTACATATAAAACCTACTTCAAATTGTCCAAAGAAATTGAGGACGACCCGAAAGTAAATAAGAAGAAAGCATCAAGAGCCATTGGACGATTCATGTCATTGCATCCACATAACTTGGCACAGAAAACCGAAGTGATGGTGGAGCATTTCCGTCAAGTGGTTTCTAAGAAAATTGGTGGAAAAGCAAAAGCAATGGTGGTGTCAAGTTCACGTTTGCATGCAGTGAGATACAAAGAAGAATTCGACAAATACATCAAGGACAAAGGATATAACGATGTGAAAACCATTGTAGCATTTTCTGGAAAAGTAATTTACGGAAACGCTCCAGAAGGTGTGACCGAGGTTGAGCTAAATGGTTTTGCAGAAAAGGAATTACCTAGAAAGTTTGCATCGGATGAATACCAATTGTTATTGGTTGCAGATAAATACCAAACAGGATTCGACCAACCGTTGTTGCATACCATGTATGTTGATAAGAAATTATCTGGCGTTAAAGCTGTACAAACACTATCCAGATTGAACAGAATGTGTGCTGGTAAAGAGGACACATTTGTATTGGACTTTGCGAATGATACCGATGAAATATTGGAATCGTTCCAACCCTATTATGAACTAACTTCCATCAAGGAGAATTCAGACCCTAATTACCTGTATGACCTCAAAGCGGAATTGGATAAAGCAAATGTGATATGGGAAACAGAGGTGAACAATTTCTGTAATCTATATTTTAAATCGGCAAAATCGTTGACAGTTTCTGACCAAGCAAAGCTGAACGCATACATTGACCCAGCGGTAGAACGATTCAAACAGTTACCAGAAGAAAGCTCAGATAAGAACGTAATTGGCACGGAAGTTACACAAGAAGACTTCAAGAACACGATGCAGAGTTTTAACAGAACATATTCGTTTTTAACTCAGATTATGCCTTTCTCAGATGTTGACTTAGAGAAGCTATTTACTTATACTCGATTCTTGTACAAAAAACTACCAAGAACCAGCCAGAATGATAAATTCAAGTTGGGTGACGAGGTTTCTTTGGAATATTATAGACTACAAAAGATTGCAGAACATAACATCGTTATGGAAAGCCAAAGTGTTTATGAACTTGAAGGTGGTGGTCAAGCTGGATTGCGTTTAACTAAAGAAGATGAAGCTAATTTATCTGAAATCATTGAAGTTTTGAACAAGAAGTTCCAAACAGAATTTAATACAGCAGACAAGCTATTCTTTGACCAAATTGAGGAAGATATGGTGCTGGATGAAAAGTTAGCAGAACAAGCCAAAAACAACCCAATTGAGAACTTCAAATTCGGTTTCGATGACATATTCATGGATGCACTAATTAGTAGAATGGAGCAGAACCAAGATATATTCGGTAAAATGATGGATGATAAGGAATTCGGTGGATTGGTGAAAGGGTATATGTTGAAGAAGGTTTATGAGAGATTAAGTAAATAATCAAACATATTTTTGAGATTAAATAAAATCGATAAATTTTAATTAAAATCCTTTAAAGTTTTGTTCCTGAAAATCAAATAAATAACTAGTAAGAAAAATTCAGTTATCACAAAATGACTGTAAGTCCTAATATCATAGCCTTTCCCATAGGATTCTATGAGAACTAATAAAGTGAACATACTTATTATTATAAAGCTGTCTTTTCTAATAGTATAATGAAGTATATGACTAAAAATTAATTTAACTAATAAGAAAAAGTAAAACCAAACAACCCAACCAGTTACATGATGGTCATAATGTTCTAAGAAAAACCCTTGTCGATTTAAATAGTGATCTTCTTTATTAACAAATTGATTATATAACAATCTTAGACTTTTGGTGAAGTAGTAAGTCAATATCGGAATAGTAACTATATAAGTTAATATAATTAATAGAACATATTGAATTGTATTTCTTGCTACAGGAATTTTAATAATTTGAGTTGACTTTTTTTTAAGTAAGTAACGCCTAACAACAATTATTAAACTATACAAAATATAAGAAAGTAATAAG from the Flavobacterium ammonificans genome contains:
- a CDS encoding helix-turn-helix domain-containing protein, giving the protein MENHINLVNVPIEVMASTIREIVSSELQKVKNLFTEAPKDVLVPTLNRKQVCILLGVCEGTLYNWNKNKILVNFKAGRRVLYRESDVLAILNPLKEVS
- a CDS encoding helix-turn-helix domain-containing protein → MNRIKEVLNQKNIKQVWLADKLGKSYNMVNGYVTNKRQPSIEVLFRIANLLEVQAKELLSDNKLN
- a CDS encoding type I restriction-modification system subunit M; translation: MKNVKESANFIWSIADLLRGDYKQSDYGKIILPLTVIRRLDCVLESTKVDVLKKYDQLKTTNFENLDPILNKTAGFKFHNKSQFDFEKLIADPNNIASNLRNYLNGFSEDAREIIEQFEFENQINKMDDANLLFMVVKRFQEIDLHPDRISSMEMGYMFEELIRKFAEISNETAGEHFTPREVIKLMVNILFLNDRDILTKKGITKTIYDSCAGTGGMLSVAEEYLHELNPDARLEVFGQELNPESYAICKSDLLIKGQNASNIKKGNSISEDQLSNEKFDYLITNPPFGVKWEKFGKKVKEEHEQLGHGGRFGAGLPSVGDGSFLFLMHLMSKMKPEGSRLAIVFNGSPLFSGSPSKTKNESSIRQWIIENDFLEAVIALPNQLFYNTGISTYIWVISNHKPNNRKGKVQLINGVDFFKKMSKSLGDKRNELSDDHIAQITKIYGEFKEGDYSKVFDNKAFGYAKVTVERPERNAEGQVVTDKKGNAKPDSSLRDTENIPLLMDVQEYMEKEVLPHVPDAWIDHSKTNVGYEVNFTKYFYQYKPLRSLDDIRKDIMAIEQETDGLLKEVIG
- a CDS encoding restriction endonuclease subunit S, with the protein product MKKYDSYKDSGVEWIGNIPSNWEAKRIKLFSPVKRGASPRPIDDPKYFDENGEYAWVRIADVTASDRYLLNTTQRLSELGASLSVKRHEGDFFLSIAGSVGKPMITKIKCCIHDGFVYFPSLSINPEFLYYIFQTGLPYLGLGKLGTQLNLNTETVGNIFIPIPTDDEIEVITKYLDNKTTQIDHLIAKKGQFIQLLEEERVAVINQAVTKGLDPNVSMKDSGIEMLGEIPEHWEIAKIKRLSTLISKGTTPSTVGKEVSDNGEIRYLKSENIVDNQLLKTPEFYIDNETNQILKRSMLELNDVLIVIAGASIGKVAILTDDFCPSNTNQAVSFIRLKNPNSSCFVWYWLQSSYIKERISLDATQSAQPNLSMESIGNFYIPKISIEEEQDIITFLTQKTKDIDVIISKTKHEIELLKEYKMALISEVVTGKVDVRNEKLN
- a CDS encoding type I restriction endonuclease subunit R: MAKGIHTELTFEQAIESNLLEHGGYVKGSSTDFDVQQGLFPSYITDFLKQSQPKAWDKLVTIHKDEAEKKVILRLVKEIDLRGVLDVIRKGFTDYGVKFQMAYFKPESTLNPEADELYLTNHLSVTRQLYYERVGKNSLDMVLSLNGLPIASIELKNQFSGQSVENAKKQYVYDREPNEPIFQFKKRTLVHFAVDTDEAFMTTKLDGKKTRYLPFNLGYNNGAGNPPNPNGYRTSYLWEQVWTKDSFMDIIGKFLHLSVEEFELNGVKKKKETIIFPRFHQMQVVRKVTSDARQSGAGKNYLIQHSAGSGKSNSIAWLSYRLSSLHDEANNRIFDSVIVITDRKVLDSQLQNTIYQFEHKDGVVQKIDKDSTQLANAISAGSNIIITTLQKFPFILDKIGEIPARKYAVIIDEAHSSQGGEATKKMKEVLSAKSLEEAEKDEAYTGLEEDAEDEIRKSMLARGKQNNLSFFAFTATPKPKTVEVFGTMGAHGKPEPFHLYSMKQAIEEGFILDVLKNYTTYKTYFKLSKEIEDDPKVNKKKASRAIGRFMSLHPHNLAQKTEVMVEHFRQVVSKKIGGKAKAMVVSSSRLHAVRYKEEFDKYIKDKGYNDVKTIVAFSGKVIYGNAPEGVTEVELNGFAEKELPRKFASDEYQLLLVADKYQTGFDQPLLHTMYVDKKLSGVKAVQTLSRLNRMCAGKEDTFVLDFANDTDEILESFQPYYELTSIKENSDPNYLYDLKAELDKANVIWETEVNNFCNLYFKSAKSLTVSDQAKLNAYIDPAVERFKQLPEESSDKNVIGTEVTQEDFKNTMQSFNRTYSFLTQIMPFSDVDLEKLFTYTRFLYKKLPRTSQNDKFKLGDEVSLEYYRLQKIAEHNIVMESQSVYELEGGGQAGLRLTKEDEANLSEIIEVLNKKFQTEFNTADKLFFDQIEEDMVLDEKLAEQAKNNPIENFKFGFDDIFMDALISRMEQNQDIFGKMMDDKEFGGLVKGYMLKKVYERLSK
- a CDS encoding ATP-dependent nuclease, with amino-acid sequence MIKSVHIKNFRSIKEIYIEPNSLCAILGANSAGKTNILKAIDLVLGEGWATKAKVAKELFYDTGQPIEIRIDFSEHIIHEYFGTNYKIHYITLKMEMIPDFKCEVRLKSNDSTKDFYLNDDFKRNCHFIYIPSNRDLSGQLRVSNWTLLGKLMKEVYQNYINFYHNDEQKLRETFKEIISPAREFLEDDFDANSLTYKKFSDSFVKNCSINSLGLSNGMNPELNIYNLNWFYKTLQITLTENQSDKVFDSEEVGSGMQNMILISIFQTYAELMGGKVIFGIEEPEIYLYPQAQRALYKSFQNISETSQIFYTSHNPNFIDASRAYEIEMVYKTAEDGTINTQKNTHYINIVQADKERFKIFTQFNTERNEIFFAKKVVLVEGDSDKIFYQTISEKLWGIDLDKNGVSILSCGGKGGVSYFTGLCKAMGIENFFSIWDSDEELAKPQLLEGIKNEDKGLELEPNLEAFLSKELGLRLSSESNNKVKQAFEIANETISKEQSEELFKGLLKFLEK